The following proteins are encoded in a genomic region of Nakaseomyces glabratus chromosome J, complete sequence:
- the COX6 gene encoding cytochrome c oxidase subunit VI (CAGL0J00429g~Cytochrome c oxidase subunit VI), which translates to MLSRTLLRAPVFKRTLLTSATRATPLSLRVATWSPQITSIRKYSDHHDEETFEEFTARYEKEFDEAYDLFEVQRVLNNCFSYDLVPAPAVIEKALRAARRVNDLPTAVRVFEALKYKVENEDQYKAYLDELKEVREELGVPLKEDLFPSSSQ; encoded by the coding sequence ATGTTGTCCAGAACACTACTCAGAGCACCAGTCTTCAAGAGAACTTTGTTGACATCAGCTACTAGGGCTACTCCACTCTCATTGAGAGTTGCTACGTGGAGTCCGCAAATAACCTCCATTAGAAAGTACTCCGACCACCACGATGAGGAGACATTTGAAGAGTTCACTGCTAGATATGAGAAGGAATTTGATGAAGCATACGATTTGTTTGAAGTCCAAAGAGTGTTGAACAACTGTTTCTCTTATGACTTGGTCCCAGCCCCAGCTGTCATCGAGAAGGCTTTGAGAGCTGCTAGAAGAGTCAATGACTTGCCAACTGCAGTTAGAGTATTTGAAGCTTTAAAGTACAAGGTTGAAAATGAGGACCAATACAAGGCTTATTTGGATGAACTAAAAGAAGTTAGAGAAGAATTGGGTGTTCCTCTAAAGGAAGATCTATTCCCATCTTCATCCCAATAA